From Salvia splendens isolate huo1 chromosome 3, SspV2, whole genome shotgun sequence, a single genomic window includes:
- the LOC121793959 gene encoding probable inactive poly [ADP-ribose] polymerase SRO2: MEREPQISMTVEDYDAAMDSDCESSSASVVPQFGDFARVEVDQAKYGVVEKMFRAGLGVLGEGVNVVALHMNSSFSIARHARLEAFRLYSRAVAVKRGGDANIRYAWYGGARDEILGIVTHGFGRCADFEDRVSNGIGVYLSPANFPIDCAMRAKEDEFGVKHLLLCRVILGSTEKIAAGSRQFQPSSADFDSGVDNPFSPLQYTIWSAYMNSHIFPLFIISFTAPSLSVSGTSKFPNPPRVEFSVLMNVLSRFLNPSQMTLILKCYNDFQENKIGRPHLIRRWRSLVGDKLLLLAIRMCGSRPT, encoded by the exons ATGGAGCGGGAACCGCAGATTTCTATGACGGTGGAAGATTACGACGCCGCCATGGATTCCGACTGCGAATCGTCTTCCGCATCGGTTGTCCCCCAATTCGGAGATTTTGCGAGGGTGGAAGTGGATCAAGCCAAGTACGGCGTGGTTGAGAAGATGTTTAGGGCTGGACTGGGGGTTCTCGGCGAGGGAGTTAATGTGGTTGCTCTACACATGAATTCTTCCTTCAGCATCGCCAGGCATGCCAGGCTTGAAGCTTTCCGCCTCTACTCTCGCGCGGTGGCGGTGAAGCGCGGCGGCGATGCCAATATTAGGTATGCTTGGTACGGCGGTGCGCGGGATGAGATCTTGGGGATTGTCACTCATGGATTTGGGAGGTGTGCCGATTTTGAAGACCGCGTTTCCAACGGCATTGGGGTTTATTTATCCCCCGCGAATTTTCCGATTGATTG CGCAATGAGGGCGAAGGAAGATGAATTTGGAGTGAAGCACCTGCTGCTCTGCCGCGTGATATTGGGTAGCACAGAGAAGATCGCGGCTGGATCGCGGCAATTCCAGCCAAGCTCCGCCGATTTCGACTCCGGAGTCGACAATCCATTCTCACCTTTACAATACACAATTTGGAGTGCTTACATGAATTCCCACATTTTCCCACTCTTCATCATCAGCTTCACTGCCCCTTCTTTATCAg TTTCTGGAACAAGTAAATTCCCAAACCCACCACGCGTGGAGTTTTCAGTGCTCATGAACGTGCTTTCCCGGTTCCTCAATCCTTCACAGATGACTTTGATTCTGAAATGTTACAACGATTTTCAG GAGAACAAGATTGGTAGGCCTCATCTGATCAGAAGATGGAGGAGTTTGGTTGGGGACAAGTTGTTACTCTTAGCGATAAGAATGTGCGGAAGTCGTCCGACTTAA